One stretch of Arachis duranensis cultivar V14167 chromosome 1, aradu.V14167.gnm2.J7QH, whole genome shotgun sequence DNA includes these proteins:
- the LOC107482448 gene encoding uncharacterized protein LOC107482448, which produces MAETRSSIQNMEIQVGQLTKRIPEIPSNTLPSNTEVNPKKECKALTIEVVIEPKEKPAIDELKEIRAHEETDNVTLHAPLLEKEPEEYSSSEEDDESKEEQIARYLDILRKLKDNSSHTEAFEGEEEPVVLAKESSALVQKKFPQQLPDPGRFLIPFTIGTITFEKALCDLGSSINLMPLFVMKRLGILEVQRAKISLEMVDKSLKRAYGMVENVLVMVEDLYIHADFVILDKGEDRDESIILGRPFLATAKAIIDVERGELVLKLHEDCILFKIPNPQSPSDRVGTTV; this is translated from the coding sequence ATGGCTGAAACTAGGTCTTCCATCCAGAACATGGAGATACAGGTTGGTCAGCTGACTAAGAGGATCCCAGAGATTCCTTCCaacactcttccaagcaacacAGAGGTGAATCCAAAGAAAGAGTGCAAGGCCCTCACTATAGAGGTTGTAATAGAACCTAAAGAGAAGCCTGCTATTGATGAACTCAAAGAAATCAGAGCTCATGAGGAGACTGATAATGTCACCTTACACGCCCCTTTGTTGGAAAAGGAACCTGAAGAATACTCTTCTTCAGAAGAGGATGATGAGTCCAAGGAAGAGCAAATTGCTCGATACTTGGACATCCTCAGGAAACTGAAGGACAACTCCTctcatacagaggcatttgagGGGGAAGAAGAACCTGTGGTACTGGCCAAGGAGTCTAGTGCCCTAGTTCAGAAGAAGTTTCCTCAACAGCTACCGGATCCCGGAAGATTCCTGATTCCCTTTACTATAGGGACCATCACCTTTGAGAAGGCACTATGTGACCTTGGctcaagcatcaatctaatgccactctttgtaatgaaGAGGCTAGGAATTCTAGAGGTGCAGCGTGCCAagatctcattagagatggtagacaagtcCCTGAAAAGGGCATATGGCATGGTGGAAAATGTCCTAGTGATggttgaagacctttacatccATGCTGATTTCGTAATCCTAGACAAAGGGGAGGATAgagatgaatccatcatccttggaaggccTTTCCTAGCCACTGCTAAGGCCATTATTGATGTGGAAAGAGGAGAGCTAGTCTTAAAACTACATGAGGATTGTATCTTGTTTAAGATACCCAACCCTCAGTCTCCCTCTGACAGAGTTGGTACCACTGTGTAA